GGGTCTCCGTTGTTCTTGAAGCCCAGAACGGCGAGACCTGGGGCCAGGTAGCCACGGGCTTCACCGATGCTGACGGGCGGGTGAAAGATCTGGGCCCTGAGCGACTCGACTCCGGTACATACCGGCTGCGGTTCGACACGGGCGCCTACTTCGCCGGCATCTCCCAGGACACCTTCTTTCCGGAGGTCTCGTTGACGTTCTCCGTCAACAGTGAGCAGGCGCACTATCACGTGCCGCTTCTGCTCAGTCCGTTCGCCTATTCAACATATCGAGGGAGCTGACATGAGCAACGTCATTCTCGGCAAGAATCAGTACGGCAAGGCAGAAGTGCGGGTGGTGCGCGTCAAGCGGGACACCGACCGGCACGAGATAGCCGATCTCAACGTCACCAGCCAGCTGCGCGGTGACTTCGAGACCGTGCACACGGAGGGCGACAACGCCCACTGCCTGCCGACCGACACGCAGAAGAACACGGTCTTCGCATTCGCGAAGAAGGGTATCTCGTCGCCCGAGGACTTTCTGCTTGGACTGGCCGAGCACTTCACGAGCGGCTGGGACTGGATCACCGGCGGCCGGTGGGAGGCCGAGCAGTACTCGTGGGATCGCATTCTCGTCAACGGCGAAGAGCACGACCACTCGTTCGTGCGCAACGGCAGCGAGACGCGCACGGCCGTCGTCGTCGGTGACGGCGACACGCGCACGGTCATTGGCGGGCTGCACAGTCTCACGGTGCTGAAGTCGACCGGCAGCGAGTTCGTGGGCTACGAGAAAGACAAATACACCACGCTTCCCGAAGCAACTGATCGCATTCTCGCGACCGACGTCGCGGTGCGCTGGCGCTACAACACGACAGACCTCGACTGGAACGCCACGTACGACAGCGTGAAGGCTCTGCTGCTCGAGGGCTTTGCCGAGAAGCACTCGACGGCACTGCAGCAGACGCTGTTCCAGATGGGGGAGAAGGTGCTGAACGCGCACCCCGAGATCGACGAGCTGAAGTTCTCGATGCCCAACAAGCACCACTTCGTCGTCGACCTCGAGCCGTTCGGCCTTGAGAACCCCAACGAGGTGTTCTTCGCGGCCGACCGTCCCTATGGACTCATCGAGGCAACGGTGCAGCGTGAGGGCGCTGCGCTCGATGAGAAGGCCTGGGAGGGCATCGCCGGCTTCTGCTGATCGGG
This DNA window, taken from Paramicrobacterium agarici, encodes the following:
- the pucL gene encoding factor-independent urate hydroxylase, translated to MSNVILGKNQYGKAEVRVVRVKRDTDRHEIADLNVTSQLRGDFETVHTEGDNAHCLPTDTQKNTVFAFAKKGISSPEDFLLGLAEHFTSGWDWITGGRWEAEQYSWDRILVNGEEHDHSFVRNGSETRTAVVVGDGDTRTVIGGLHSLTVLKSTGSEFVGYEKDKYTTLPEATDRILATDVAVRWRYNTTDLDWNATYDSVKALLLEGFAEKHSTALQQTLFQMGEKVLNAHPEIDELKFSMPNKHHFVVDLEPFGLENPNEVFFAADRPYGLIEATVQREGAALDEKAWEGIAGFC
- the uraH gene encoding hydroxyisourate hydrolase; translated protein: MSVSHVTTHILDTMVGAPATGVSVVLEAQNGETWGQVATGFTDADGRVKDLGPERLDSGTYRLRFDTGAYFAGISQDTFFPEVSLTFSVNSEQAHYHVPLLLSPFAYSTYRGS